One region of Nothobranchius furzeri strain GRZ-AD chromosome 16, NfurGRZ-RIMD1, whole genome shotgun sequence genomic DNA includes:
- the itga3b gene encoding integrin alpha-3b isoform X1 — MFPGLLLCVAVAVYHGTRTCCGFNLDERFPVIKEGKTKGSLFGLSVALHDQTLGSGQYLLLVGAPKEKANSLPQVNETGAVYSCPISTDPADCSRINLVSATNPSEIVEGMWLGVTVASQRGQPDGRVLACGHRYVKIPQGGADGQRRMIGKCYVRGNDLSLDDSDFWQTDSYEICNPTLDKEAEGLCNLGISGGMTDTDVYLGSTGSFTWQGNVHVIWRDPDPLNSFDYNKKSFGKDQNRDSYIGYSVLEERKLLSRNDHTVVTGAPRDKSRGSVLFGKKTENSEFEVVQTIPGEQVGSYFGNSLAVLDLNNDDWNDLIVGAPFYFDRMKDHGGAVYIYMNENGSFQKTATMVLKGPASSGFGFALAAIGDVNQDGFQDFAVGAPFQDTGRVFIWMGSKKEISQKPSQVVEGKSVGNGLFKTFGYSISGGMDVDDNSYPDILVGSLDDQVALLRARPVIQLTKTFNAEPNIVDPNNCPADNPCITVTVCMSFTLSNGNKNFKRSIIVDYKVEADMQRRRSPRVRFRNNEDTYSGSLSIPSSKTVCEALKLSVVTHLRDKLEPVVFSVNMSLQEPKVKTRRSLQNLDAYPILSQEQKLTQRAEINFQKECGLDNKCSSNLQMTAQFADNLNNPYPRKDGVQVLLFDNSIKQVRVLVDVTNLPSPGRLAEDAHLTMLNVTFTQPLTYSGVRPESLECTTVGTQSVICELGNPIKGNEKLSLQIQLESSGIDLYTEEIEALLVLSTVSEQSDLMPVVTTMMIENVIQTTLTGTNVRTKFGGKVMGEYAMKNTSDVGSLVELTFDVGMNGQRLGNMGTLAVDFQWPYEVANGKWLLYLTQIVVSGQSEMECEPSGGVVNFLKLKLSKSKSKRAKRQAEDHVNATMQHLNVESQAATTLLTPRKKYLLDCSVGTARCVTFTCPLLNMSNTAKIHVWSRLWNSTMLEDYSDALIITVKGQATLKLITDKPTIKMDNQTFEFSVEIESEEMVEAIYVLPVWIIISSAVAGIVLLGIIILILWKCGFFQRASRREIYEAKSQKAEMKIQPSETERLTEDY, encoded by the exons GCTTCTTGTGGGAGCACCCAAAGAAAAAGCCAATTCTCTACCCCAAGTCAATGAAACAGGTGCTGTTTACTCCTGTCCCATCTCCACTGACCCTGCAGACTGCTCCAGGATCAATCTGGTCAGCGCAA CAAATCCTTCTGAGATAGTGGAGGGCATGTGGTTGGGTGTGACAGTGGCCAGTCAGAGGGGCCAGCCAGATGGACGTGTACTG GCATGCGGGCATCGCTACGTGAAGATCCCCCAGGGTGGTGCAGACGGGCAGAGGCGAATGATTGGAAAGTGTTACGTGAGGGGTAACGACCTGAGTTTAGACGACTCTGATTTCTGGCAGACTGACAGTTATGAGATCTGTAACCCCACTCTGGACAAGGAGGCAGAGGGTTTGTGCAACTTGGGCATCTCAGGTGGCATGACGGACACTGATGTCTACCTCGGCTCTACGGGGAGCTTCACTTGGCAAG GAAATGTTCATGTAATCTGGAGGGATCCAGACCCATTGAACTCTTTTGACTATAATAAAAAAAGCTTTGGAAAGGACCAAAACCGAGACAGTTACATAG GTTACTCAGTTCTTGAGGAGCGGAAGCTTCTGAGTCGTAACGACCACACAGTAGTGACGGGGGCTCCGAGGGATAAGTCCAGGGGCTCTGTGCTGTTTGGAAAAAAGACTGAAAACTCTGAATTTGAGGTGGTACAGACTATCCCAGGAGAACAAGTGGGATCTTACTTTGGGAACAGTCTAGCTGTCCTTGACCTCAACAATGATGA CTGGAACGACCTGATCGTGGGTGCCCCGTTTTACTTCGACCGTATGAAGGATCACGGAGGAGCCGTGTACATTTACATGAACGAGAATGGATCATTCCAGAAAACAGCCACCATGGTGCTGAAAGGTCCAGCCTCCTCTGGGTTTGGCTTTGCACTTGCTGCCATCGGTGACGTCAACCAGGACGGATTCCAAG ATTTTGCAGTGGGGGCACCATTCCAAGACACGGGAAGGGTCTTCATATGGATGGGAAGTAAGAAAGAAATCTCACAGAAGCCCAGTCAG GTGGTTGAGGGTAAGTCCGTTGGTAACGGACTGTTCAAGACCTTTGGCTACTCCATCAGTGGAGGAATGGATGTAGATGACAACAGCTACCCTGACATTTTAGTTGGCTCTTTGGATGACCAAGTAGCCCTTCTCAG AGCTCGGCCAGTCATTCAGTTAACTAAAACTTTCAATGCTGAGCCCAACATCGTGGATCCTAATAACTGTCCTGCTGACAATCCCTG CATCACTGTCACCGTGTGCATGTCTTTCACTCTAAGCAATGGAAACAAAAACTTCAAGAGAAGCATAA TTGTGGACTACAAAGTGGAGGCTGACATGCAGAGGAGACGAAGCCCTCGCGTTCGTTTCCGAAATAATGAAGATACATATTCTGGATCTCTGAGTATACCATCTTCCAAAACTGTCTGTGAGGCCCTAAAACTCAGCGTAGTG ACACATTTGAGGGATAAACTGGAACCAGTGGTGTTTTCGGTCAACATGTCACTACAAGAACCAAAAGTAAAAACCAGACGCTCCCTACAGAACCTGGACGCCTACCCCATTCTGAGCCAAGAGCAGAAGCTCACCCAAAGAGCCGAG ATAAACTTTCAGAAGGAGTGTGGCTTGGACAACAAATGCAGCAGCAACCTACAGATGACAGCTCAGTTTGCAGACAATCTTAACAATCCTTACCCCAG GAAGGATGGCGTTCAAGTGCTCCTGTTTGACAACAGTATAAAACAAGTACGGGTGTTGGTGGATGTGACCAACCTTCCCTCTCCTGGGAGGCTGGCTGAGGACGCCCACCTGACCATGCTCAACGTCACCTTCACTCAGCCTCTGACATACTCTGGAGTCAGACCTGAG AGCTTAGAATGCACCACTGTTgggacacaatcagtcatttgtgAGCTGGGAAATCCAATAAAAGGCAATGAAAAG ttgtctttGCAGATACAGCTGGAGTCCTCTGGCATTGACCTATACACAGAAGAAATAGAAGCTCTGCTGGTTCTGTCTAC TGTTAGTGAGCAGAGTGACCTGATGCCTGTGGTGACGACTATGATGATAGAAAACGTCATTCAAACCACCTTAACTGG TACGAATGTACGAACCAAATTTGGTGGCAAAGTGATGGGCGAGTACGCCATGAAGAACACCAGTGACGTAGGCAGCCTGGTGGAGTTGACCTTCGAT GTGGGCATGAATGGACAGCGACTGGGAAACATGGGGACCCTTGCTGTGGATTTCCAGTGGCCCTATGAGGTTGCCAATGGGAAGTGGTTGCTGTACCTGACACAGATTGTTGTTTCAGGACAATCAGAAATGGAATGTGAACCATCTGGAGGAGTTGTCAACTTTCTTAAACTAAAG TTGTCTAAGAGCAAATCCAAACGTGCTAAACGACAAGCAGAAGATCATGTCAATGCAACTATGCAGCACCTTAATGTGGAGTCACAGGCAGCAACCACGTTGCTCACACCTCGGAAAAAGTACCTGTTG GATTGCTCTGTGGGGACAGCTAGATGTGTGACTTTTACCTGTCCACTGCTCAATATGTCCAACACAGCCAAGATACATGTCTGGTCCCGTTTATGGAACAGTACAATGCTGGAG GACTATTCCGATGCCCTCATCATTACGGTCAAAGGTCAGGCCACACTGAAACTCATCACAGACAAACCAACCATCAAGATGGACAACCAGACCTTTGAA TTTTCAGTGGAGATAGAATCAGAGGAGATGGTGGAGGCCATCTATGTGCTTCCTGTTTGGATCATCATATCTTCAGCTGTAGCAGGAATCGTTCTATTAGGAATCATCATTCTTATACTGTGGAAG tgTGGCTTCTTCCAGAGAGCTAGCAGGAGGGAGATTTATGAGGCCAAATCCCAGAAGGCTGAGATGAAGATCCAGCCCTCTGAGACAGAGAGGCTGACTGAGGACTACTAA
- the itga3b gene encoding integrin alpha-3b isoform X2 produces MFPGLLLCVAVAVYHGTRTCCGFNLDERFPVIKEGKTKGSLFGLSVALHDQTLGSGQYLLLVGAPKEKANSLPQVNETGAVYSCPISTDPADCSRINLVSATNPSEIVEGMWLGVTVASQRGQPDGRVLACGHRYVKIPQGGADGQRRMIGKCYVRGNDLSLDDSDFWQTDSYEICNPTLDKEAEGLCNLGISGGMTDTDVYLGSTGSFTWQGNVHVIWRDPDPLNSFDYNKKSFGKDQNRDSYIGYSVLEERKLLSRNDHTVVTGAPRDKSRGSVLFGKKTENSEFEVVQTIPGEQVGSYFGNSLAVLDLNNDDWNDLIVGAPFYFDRMKDHGGAVYIYMNENGSFQKTATMVLKGPASSGFGFALAAIGDVNQDGFQDFAVGAPFQDTGRVFIWMGSKKEISQKPSQVVEGKSVGNGLFKTFGYSISGGMDVDDNSYPDILVGSLDDQVALLRARPVIQLTKTFNAEPNIVDPNNCPADNPCITVTVCMSFTLSNGNKNFKRSIIVDYKVEADMQRRRSPRVRFRNNEDTYSGSLSIPSSKTVCEALKLSVVTHLRDKLEPVVFSVNMSLQEPKVKTRRSLQNLDAYPILSQEQKLTQRAEINFQKECGLDNKCSSNLQMTAQFADNLNNPYPRKDGVQVLLFDNSIKQVRVLVDVTNLPSPGRLAEDAHLTMLNVTFTQPLTYSGVRPESLECTTVGTQSVICELGNPIKGNEKLSLQIQLESSGIDLYTEEIEALLVLSTVSEQSDLMPVVTTMMIENVIQTTLTGTNVRTKFGGKVMGEYAMKNTSDVGSLVELTFDVGMNGQRLGNMGTLAVDFQWPYEVANGKWLLYLTQIVVSGQSEMECEPSGGVVNFLKLKLSKSKSKRAKRQAEDHVNATMQHLNVESQAATTLLTPRKKYLLLPAHQPPANITPSFPWFGSMTCCHAGCDFC; encoded by the exons GCTTCTTGTGGGAGCACCCAAAGAAAAAGCCAATTCTCTACCCCAAGTCAATGAAACAGGTGCTGTTTACTCCTGTCCCATCTCCACTGACCCTGCAGACTGCTCCAGGATCAATCTGGTCAGCGCAA CAAATCCTTCTGAGATAGTGGAGGGCATGTGGTTGGGTGTGACAGTGGCCAGTCAGAGGGGCCAGCCAGATGGACGTGTACTG GCATGCGGGCATCGCTACGTGAAGATCCCCCAGGGTGGTGCAGACGGGCAGAGGCGAATGATTGGAAAGTGTTACGTGAGGGGTAACGACCTGAGTTTAGACGACTCTGATTTCTGGCAGACTGACAGTTATGAGATCTGTAACCCCACTCTGGACAAGGAGGCAGAGGGTTTGTGCAACTTGGGCATCTCAGGTGGCATGACGGACACTGATGTCTACCTCGGCTCTACGGGGAGCTTCACTTGGCAAG GAAATGTTCATGTAATCTGGAGGGATCCAGACCCATTGAACTCTTTTGACTATAATAAAAAAAGCTTTGGAAAGGACCAAAACCGAGACAGTTACATAG GTTACTCAGTTCTTGAGGAGCGGAAGCTTCTGAGTCGTAACGACCACACAGTAGTGACGGGGGCTCCGAGGGATAAGTCCAGGGGCTCTGTGCTGTTTGGAAAAAAGACTGAAAACTCTGAATTTGAGGTGGTACAGACTATCCCAGGAGAACAAGTGGGATCTTACTTTGGGAACAGTCTAGCTGTCCTTGACCTCAACAATGATGA CTGGAACGACCTGATCGTGGGTGCCCCGTTTTACTTCGACCGTATGAAGGATCACGGAGGAGCCGTGTACATTTACATGAACGAGAATGGATCATTCCAGAAAACAGCCACCATGGTGCTGAAAGGTCCAGCCTCCTCTGGGTTTGGCTTTGCACTTGCTGCCATCGGTGACGTCAACCAGGACGGATTCCAAG ATTTTGCAGTGGGGGCACCATTCCAAGACACGGGAAGGGTCTTCATATGGATGGGAAGTAAGAAAGAAATCTCACAGAAGCCCAGTCAG GTGGTTGAGGGTAAGTCCGTTGGTAACGGACTGTTCAAGACCTTTGGCTACTCCATCAGTGGAGGAATGGATGTAGATGACAACAGCTACCCTGACATTTTAGTTGGCTCTTTGGATGACCAAGTAGCCCTTCTCAG AGCTCGGCCAGTCATTCAGTTAACTAAAACTTTCAATGCTGAGCCCAACATCGTGGATCCTAATAACTGTCCTGCTGACAATCCCTG CATCACTGTCACCGTGTGCATGTCTTTCACTCTAAGCAATGGAAACAAAAACTTCAAGAGAAGCATAA TTGTGGACTACAAAGTGGAGGCTGACATGCAGAGGAGACGAAGCCCTCGCGTTCGTTTCCGAAATAATGAAGATACATATTCTGGATCTCTGAGTATACCATCTTCCAAAACTGTCTGTGAGGCCCTAAAACTCAGCGTAGTG ACACATTTGAGGGATAAACTGGAACCAGTGGTGTTTTCGGTCAACATGTCACTACAAGAACCAAAAGTAAAAACCAGACGCTCCCTACAGAACCTGGACGCCTACCCCATTCTGAGCCAAGAGCAGAAGCTCACCCAAAGAGCCGAG ATAAACTTTCAGAAGGAGTGTGGCTTGGACAACAAATGCAGCAGCAACCTACAGATGACAGCTCAGTTTGCAGACAATCTTAACAATCCTTACCCCAG GAAGGATGGCGTTCAAGTGCTCCTGTTTGACAACAGTATAAAACAAGTACGGGTGTTGGTGGATGTGACCAACCTTCCCTCTCCTGGGAGGCTGGCTGAGGACGCCCACCTGACCATGCTCAACGTCACCTTCACTCAGCCTCTGACATACTCTGGAGTCAGACCTGAG AGCTTAGAATGCACCACTGTTgggacacaatcagtcatttgtgAGCTGGGAAATCCAATAAAAGGCAATGAAAAG ttgtctttGCAGATACAGCTGGAGTCCTCTGGCATTGACCTATACACAGAAGAAATAGAAGCTCTGCTGGTTCTGTCTAC TGTTAGTGAGCAGAGTGACCTGATGCCTGTGGTGACGACTATGATGATAGAAAACGTCATTCAAACCACCTTAACTGG TACGAATGTACGAACCAAATTTGGTGGCAAAGTGATGGGCGAGTACGCCATGAAGAACACCAGTGACGTAGGCAGCCTGGTGGAGTTGACCTTCGAT GTGGGCATGAATGGACAGCGACTGGGAAACATGGGGACCCTTGCTGTGGATTTCCAGTGGCCCTATGAGGTTGCCAATGGGAAGTGGTTGCTGTACCTGACACAGATTGTTGTTTCAGGACAATCAGAAATGGAATGTGAACCATCTGGAGGAGTTGTCAACTTTCTTAAACTAAAG TTGTCTAAGAGCAAATCCAAACGTGCTAAACGACAAGCAGAAGATCATGTCAATGCAACTATGCAGCACCTTAATGTGGAGTCACAGGCAGCAACCACGTTGCTCACACCTCGGAAAAAGTACCTGTTG CTCCCAGCTCACCAGCCTCCTGCTAACATCACACCATCCTTTCCTTGGTTTGGCTCCATGACTTGCTGCCATGCTGGATGTGACTTTTGTTGA